One genomic segment of Microbacterium maritypicum includes these proteins:
- the paaI gene encoding hydroxyphenylacetyl-CoA thioesterase PaaI, translating to MTQATTQATDAVRPNRAMMERDRASASLGLVVERDDPGHAVVSMRVRDDMTNGFQITHGGFVFALADTAFAIACNEDDRVTVAAGADISFLKPTVSGQTLTATAIRRSRTGRSGIYDVTVVDEQGDPVAEFRGRSRTTSQTF from the coding sequence ATGACACAAGCGACGACGCAGGCGACCGACGCCGTGCGACCCAATCGCGCCATGATGGAGCGCGACCGCGCCTCGGCCTCGTTGGGCCTGGTCGTCGAACGCGACGATCCGGGGCACGCGGTCGTCTCGATGCGCGTGCGGGATGACATGACCAACGGCTTCCAGATCACCCACGGCGGATTCGTCTTCGCCCTGGCCGACACCGCCTTCGCGATCGCGTGCAACGAAGACGATCGGGTCACGGTCGCCGCCGGAGCGGACATCTCCTTCCTCAAGCCGACCGTCTCCGGCCAGACGCTCACCGCGACCGCGATCCGGCGATCGCGCACCGGACGCTCCGGCATCTACGACGTGACCGTCGTCGACGAGCAGGGCGACCCCGTCGCCGAGTTCCGCGGGCGTTCCCGCACCACCAGCCAGACCTTCTGA